One Glycine max cultivar Williams 82 chromosome 8, Glycine_max_v4.0, whole genome shotgun sequence genomic window, tttatatccaaATTAGGAGTGTTTGAGACATTCTCttcttaagtattttatttctttttgcttaatgtttattttatataactaaattttaattaaaatttgtaataaataaatacatagtgCATTAATAGGTAATTCACGACTGTTGTTCAGAAAGGAGAAGCAGCAAACAGAAGGGGAGAAAagatgaatgaaaaaataaccTACTAAAAAACATTGAgactatgtatttatttattctgtAAGATGCCACCAttgagttagaaaaaaaaattgtcaaaacgaaatttaaaaactttaaagaagaCAACAACATTAATATCAATATAtggtaaagaaaaattattcccCCGTATTTTCGTCATATAAATATAGTATAATATAAGCTACTAAATAATTCACTGATCTCATGCTAATGTTTCTTAATAGTTCAACTGAACACACCTTTTCTTTCTAATAGTTCAAATAAATTGTATGTAAGTTTCATTAATACTAAGCTTAAGAAACCGATGGATGGCAAAATGctactataattttttaagatcaAATGTGCATAATTTGTTAGTTCGAGGACGCTGGCAGTCATTTCTTAAGGGACCCGTATTCGGCTTGTCTCCTCTGGTTAAAGCACTAGATTAAATAACAATCTTAAGAGTGTGATAAATTACAATGACCCCAAATGCACAAGATGGGACGTATCTGAATAATAAATTGGACCCAAGAAAAGTTAGAAACAAAATCGACAGGACCACATTACACGAATCattgaattgaaatttaaagAGCATCGACCTTTGTGGTCATAACACCGCCAGAGCCAAAAATACACCAACAGCAGATATCAAATACTTAAGGCTAGACACTTGCAGGTTCATACTCGCACCAAAGGGGCCTGAAGGTCCAAGAGCCGTTGGAGGTAAACTCAATCCACCAGTGCTCGAGTTAGAACTGTTGTCAAAATATTCCATTATcatataagaaatttaaaaagtaataattacTTCTAAGTCTAATAAATCGAAGATGCACAAAGCTCAAGATTGTATACCTTCCGGCAAATATACAGGATGAAGAACCTGCAACACAGTACAGAGTTAATTGGTTAAGTAACTAAAAGATGTAatgtaactaatatttttttttaataaacaggATCTTCaggtttaaataaaaaaaaaaaaaaaaaattgtcaatagGAGGGGTTGGGGGATCAAATTGTAAAGTTCTCAAAAACAAATCGCAACTCTGCTTTCTTGCCCTACTAATATAACAAATACAGAATCCATAATTTTATCATCCAGCCATGTTTTGTGGATTAGGtgtatttattcaacttcagcCTTTAGTGAAGTCATGGATGTGTAGTCGTGTAATTTGAAAAGCACATTGGTATATGCTTATAACTTGAATAGTTATTATAACAATAATTGCTTCCTTGGTCATTGGTCATTCTCATAGATACAGAGACCAATGACTTTCAAATCTATGATTTACTCTCCAGGGGCTGCTTTCCTGTTTCTAACAAGGAGAGGTTGTGGCAAATTTCCTACAACTGTTAGTacacaaattgaaaaaaaaaaggttatatgATAAACAGTCCAAAGAAATAACTTGAAGTGTTACCAGAGTACCATATAAGAATATCAGGATTACGACAGAAATAGGAAATCATATCGACTTACTAGGATCCTTGGTAGTAATTGTAGCGGTACCATCAAAGTCGCAAGTTCCACCACTACTATGCTTTCTCTGATAATAATCATTATAAGCATAAGATGCATGGCTTTTCACATTATTGGGGAGATAGCATGGCTGCCCCGGTTGAATTGCAGCACAATTTGCTCCTCCTTGTCCACATGCCCAGCTCAGGCCAGATTGCAGCTTATCAGTGTCTGCTCCATCTTTAGCCACACAAAATACTCCTGAAGAATTTCCAGTAATCTGGTCAGAAGCACCAAAACTCAATGGATAAACAGTACTTCCATTGGTATAAAAGATGCCCCAATTTTTTTCTGATACAGGCCCATTCCTCTTGTCTTCATTAAACAAttcatatatgtatgtattaatGGCTATGTTTGGCTGACTAGGAGGACCTGAATCATTCATGACCCGCTGAatcatattattaatgtaaAGCTCGGCATTTTCTTCAGTAGCATCTGGTTCATTAGCTCCACCAAATGATGGCCAGCCAGTCTCTGTGACAACAATGGgtatattattgaaatttaaggCTTCTATAGAGTAGTAGGTAGCATCCACCATAGCATCAAACATACTGTTATAATGAAATAGAGTGTTCGGGTCAACAATTTGCTTCACGGAAGGAAGAGGTCGGAAAAGAGCATATTCAATAGGGAAAATACCATCTCCTTTAGTATATCCATAATAAGGGTAGGCATTTAACATGTAGGAGGAATTTGTATTCTTCAGAAACTGAAGGAGTTGATAGATAGTAGAGTTCCATGAAGAGTTAAAGGTGGCAGTGGAAGGAGGAAAAGGCTTAGGGATAATGTCCATAGACTGGGGAGTTGAAACTTTGACCCGGAAGTTAAGGTTTGCAGCAACCAGGGCTTTGTGAAGAGAATTCATGGCAGGAACCAGAACAGGGGCGACATTTGGGATAGTGGAAAGAACCTCACTACCAACTGCTATTCCTGTGATATTGGTGGAGGGAACATAAGCaacaacatttttattaatCCAGGTTGCAGCTGCTGATGGAGATTCTCCAATCCTCAGTACCTCCTCATTGGTGACACCAACAATTACTTCAATACTAGTGTTTGAAAGGGCTTGTAGTAAGTGCGCGTTAGCATCATAAAGACGCACATGAGTAATTTGATTAGCTTGTAGAATGTCAACTATATTTGAAGCAGATGGCAGATCAGAAACATCAGTGCCAATGTTTACCCCCACGAATGCACCTACAAGTTAAACAATTTGATCTAGCATCAACTCAAAGAGATAATAGATGGTCAATGCCATACATCCACATCCCTGATCGCTACCCCTTGTGGTAATCATAACAGggttattcaaataaaaaagctGAACAATGTACAAGACATTAGACATATATGGTCATTATTTTATGTAAGAAAAGCAGTACTTTTGACTATAAAATCCTTGCTTGTGACCATCAATCTCATCAATTGTACTTAATAAATGATAGATAATACATGCACATGCAAGCATAGAAGGCTCAGCCCACTCTGCAGTCGGCTTGCAGAACTAACGACTTTACAGCCAGAATCTGATAAACAATGAAAAGTACCCAAGCAATTATGTTTCAAACAATTCAAAAATTGAACTGGGCCATAAGAGCCTGATCTATGGTCAGAGGCGAAGAAGGGGTCCAGGAGGAGGCCACATAAACTACATAAATCCAATCTCAGCCAATGCCAGGAtaagtttcattttatttaagggAAAATCTAGTAAGAATGCATGACTATTGGCTAGGCTGTCACCTATCACTCAATCAGCCATTTCTTTTTGACTTGAAAAAGATGGTTTAGATATATTTCTACGTACATAAAATTGTTGAGAAATGAAAAGCTCTAACATAAAGATCAACATGGAAAcaatattccaaaaaaaaaaatccaatattaAAAATTCCTAGATGTTTTTTATCCTAAATTCAATTGACACACAGTGTGACTGCAAAAGCAGTCTGGACAATACAGTAAGGAGACTGATCatgagaacaaaaagaaagcagAAAAGTCAATTTGAGATATACACACcaaatatggaaaaaaaaacaggTACAAATTACCTAATGTAGCGGTAAGCATGGCAACAGTGAGCAACAGAACACTCGCAAGCCATGTTTTAAGCTTCATCACATCCAATAATATCACCTTTAACCTCAGTCAGTCAGCAAGCTCAGCCAAATATTGCTTCCCCGCAAAGACTTAGCTGTCAGACTTGAGCAATAAACACGAAATCACATTTTGAGCAATTTAAACCACCAGCATAACACAAACAGAAAATCAACAGATAATTAAACGAAGCACACTAGTTGGATGGAACATTAATGACCAATATCTACTCTTACATacacaaaaatcaaatctagtaAGAACAGTATCATATTCAACAGGCTTTCCAGATAGGTACATTGTACACCTCAAGGCccagttaaaacaaaaaaaaaatactaaaaaatttgCCGTTTTTAGATATTATTCTTAAAATGGAGAAGAGAGAGAAGCGTGATTTCCTCTTTTAGtacaaaaaaatgcaaaataaccTAACCCTCAAACAGGAgtttagaaagaaaataaagcaaGAGAAGCGCGGAGTGTGCACCTGATCTTTCTTAAAAACCCTGTAAGAGCTTGTGTTGTGGGTGTAGTGAACACTGGCTGAGAGAGGTGGCACACGCAGAACAGAAAGGGCATTCACCACACCAACACGTAGCAGAAGCTAAAACCCTGAAACCGTTgttgaattgatatttttaggtAGCAATGTGAAGGTGTAGCGATGAATCTAActagtttttgttgttgttgttgtgtgtgttggaaTGGAAGGAGGAACAGTTGGCGAAGAAAGAGAAATGGGAGAGGGAAGAGACAACAAAGAAGAGTGTGCTAAGTCTCACTCACTTTACTGTCCGAAACACTGCCCACTAAGTTATTACAACCGGACAACATCACATCTGCATCATTGCCGTTCGTTTTGCCCTATGGTctccttttcttctctctccttttttcattcttttatgtTTGCACATGCAACTTTCAAtttctttattaataataattcataaataatgcATGCGCCATAAAGTTTTTTCActacttttataatttcaaaata contains:
- the LOC100802135 gene encoding glucan endo-1,3-beta-glucosidase 4, which produces MKLKTWLASVLLLTVAMLTATLGAFVGVNIGTDVSDLPSASNIVDILQANQITHVRLYDANAHLLQALSNTSIEVIVGVTNEEVLRIGESPSAAATWINKNVVAYVPSTNITGIAVGSEVLSTIPNVAPVLVPAMNSLHKALVAANLNFRVKVSTPQSMDIIPKPFPPSTATFNSSWNSTIYQLLQFLKNTNSSYMLNAYPYYGYTKGDGIFPIEYALFRPLPSVKQIVDPNTLFHYNSMFDAMVDATYYSIEALNFNNIPIVVTETGWPSFGGANEPDATEENAELYINNMIQRVMNDSGPPSQPNIAINTYIYELFNEDKRNGPVSEKNWGIFYTNGSTVYPLSFGASDQITGNSSGVFCVAKDGADTDKLQSGLSWACGQGGANCAAIQPGQPCYLPNNVKSHASYAYNDYYQRKHSSGGTCDFDGTATITTKDPSSSSCIFAGSSNSSTGGLSLPPTALGPSGPFGASMNLQVSSLKYLISAVGVFLALAVL